One Bifidobacterium angulatum DSM 20098 = JCM 7096 DNA window includes the following coding sequences:
- a CDS encoding Panacea domain-containing protein, with translation MKSIQVANAFILRHGSDIDITNLVLNKLVYFAQVESLRETGKPLFEDKIEAWPYGPVEKNVYFAFQKYGRNRIPKPEGEVTKDERTLSVVDRTARKYGFLTAFDLVGFSHRKNSAWKNVYREGENVEITNDAILASDDGLTFPKNTLASSLDEVNAKWRNTFRILRNA, from the coding sequence ATGAAATCGATACAAGTAGCGAATGCTTTCATTCTTCGCCATGGCTCTGATATCGACATCACGAATCTTGTGCTGAACAAGCTCGTTTATTTCGCGCAGGTTGAATCCCTGCGCGAAACCGGAAAGCCGTTGTTCGAAGACAAGATTGAAGCATGGCCCTACGGCCCGGTTGAGAAGAACGTTTACTTCGCTTTCCAAAAGTATGGGCGCAACAGGATTCCTAAGCCTGAGGGCGAAGTTACGAAGGATGAACGGACTTTATCCGTTGTTGACAGGACGGCAAGGAAATACGGTTTTCTTACGGCATTCGATCTTGTGGGGTTCTCCCATCGAAAAAACTCCGCTTGGAAGAATGTCTACAGGGAAGGAGAAAACGTCGAAATCACCAACGATGCCATTCTCGCATCCGACGACGGTCTGACCTTCCCCAAAAACACTCTTGCATCCAGTTTGGATGAAGTAAATGCAAAGTGGCGGAACACCTTCAGGATTCTGCGCAATGCCTGA
- a CDS encoding DUF1294 domain-containing protein: MSDSASVVPPSTQPTTTAMTHFLAYLIAVNLVTFLTLVVTHRTIRTPDGRRSSTRNRNIRGNSRQPADSPAARVLTALMPLLALAGGSVGMLLGLILWERNVNKHNVAWWFETAVGLVAWGMVCAWKCGLVSFNGAGMFRAFNPVMLRGLGIYLLVMNCVTLLVFAADKRIAIANGEAPRNRGGRAGSGRSSGGSWSRVPESWLMGLSFMGGALGGIIAMRLFNHKTRDWYFAWGLPVFVVLQTVLFLYLHAGGLF, from the coding sequence ATGTCCGATTCGGCATCAGTCGTTCCGCCATCCACCCAGCCAACAACAACCGCCATGACCCATTTCCTCGCATACCTGATCGCCGTCAACCTGGTGACATTCCTGACACTCGTCGTCACCCATCGCACCATACGAACCCCCGACGGCCGTCGCAGCAGCACCCGCAACCGCAACATTCGTGGCAACAGCCGTCAACCTGCCGATTCGCCGGCCGCACGCGTTCTCACCGCGCTCATGCCGCTGCTCGCGCTCGCCGGTGGCTCAGTCGGCATGCTGCTGGGTTTGATTCTGTGGGAGCGAAACGTCAACAAACATAACGTCGCCTGGTGGTTCGAAACGGCGGTGGGACTTGTGGCGTGGGGCATGGTGTGCGCCTGGAAATGCGGCCTCGTGTCGTTCAACGGAGCCGGCATGTTCCGTGCCTTCAACCCTGTTATGCTGCGGGGCCTTGGGATCTATCTGCTCGTGATGAACTGCGTCACCTTGCTGGTGTTCGCCGCCGATAAGAGAATCGCGATCGCCAACGGCGAGGCTCCCCGGAACCGCGGTGGGAGAGCGGGCTCCGGCCGATCCAGCGGAGGAAGCTGGAGCCGGGTGCCGGAATCATGGCTGATGGGGCTGTCGTTCATGGGTGGTGCCCTCGGCGGCATTATTGCCATGCGGCTATTCAACCACAAGACTAGGGACTGGTATTTCGCGTGGGGGTTGCCCGTGTTCGTTGTACTGCAGACCGTGCTGTTCCTGTACCTGCATGCAGGAGGTCTGTTCTAG
- a CDS encoding sensor histidine kinase — translation MELSALIVIATAIAFLVCWILLKLDLSWWIAMPLTLVVALSFTYTFSRGLTARLRQLRDVAEAMANGDYSVRVPIDDSSHDEVEQLARSFNEMAAELQHADKMRMDMIANVSHELRTPVSALQAQVENMADGVTEPTPANLESILNQTHRLSDLIAFLLDLSRMEAGAASLDIERFNFAEFLDDTIEPLEIADGGHAHIIEMNVPDGIMIEGDQDRLRQLFTNIIGNALKHSPDGTNVLVEAHEDIPHGTVVTNVVNFGSQISPDSRSDIFRRFVRAKTGPGTESGGTGLGLSIARWAAQLHGGTVQVVDDSRGANFEIVLPKYHIVG, via the coding sequence ATGGAGCTCAGTGCCCTGATCGTGATCGCCACGGCGATCGCGTTCCTGGTGTGCTGGATCCTGCTCAAGCTCGATCTGAGCTGGTGGATCGCCATGCCCCTTACACTGGTGGTGGCATTGAGCTTCACCTATACGTTCTCCCGCGGTCTGACCGCACGTCTACGTCAATTGCGTGACGTTGCCGAGGCCATGGCGAACGGCGACTACAGCGTGCGCGTGCCGATCGACGATTCCAGCCACGACGAGGTGGAGCAGTTGGCGCGGTCGTTCAACGAGATGGCCGCCGAACTGCAGCATGCGGACAAGATGCGCATGGACATGATCGCCAACGTGAGTCATGAGCTGCGCACACCCGTTTCCGCCCTGCAGGCACAGGTGGAGAACATGGCGGACGGTGTGACCGAGCCGACACCGGCGAATCTGGAAAGCATTCTCAACCAGACGCACCGGCTAAGCGATCTGATCGCGTTCCTGCTGGATCTGAGCCGCATGGAGGCCGGAGCCGCCAGCCTGGATATCGAAAGGTTCAACTTCGCCGAGTTTCTTGACGACACCATCGAACCGCTGGAGATCGCCGACGGCGGGCATGCGCATATCATCGAAATGAACGTTCCCGACGGCATCATGATCGAAGGGGACCAGGATCGTCTGCGCCAGCTGTTCACCAATATCATCGGCAACGCGTTGAAGCACTCCCCCGACGGCACGAATGTGCTGGTGGAGGCGCATGAGGATATTCCGCATGGCACTGTGGTGACCAACGTGGTGAACTTCGGCTCGCAGATCTCACCGGATTCACGCTCCGATATCTTCCGCCGATTCGTCCGCGCCAAAACCGGCCCAGGCACGGAGTCCGGCGGTACTGGGCTAGGCCTGTCCATCGCACGGTGGGCCGCACAATTGCATGGGGGCACCGTTCAGGTGGTGGACGATTCCCGAGGTGCCAATTTTGAGATAGTGCTGCCCAAATACCATATTGTGGGGTAA
- a CDS encoding polysaccharide biosynthesis tyrosine autokinase → MTLMDLIRIVGKHMFTAILVFVLVVVGVTAYTLTAQKKYTATAQLFASYNNTTADALDSSVSSQSTAGAYIATQLKSYPDLVKTEAVLQPVINELNDNSITTDDLATMVTATNPTDTYMLNVSVEATSPEQSAQLANEVSQSLSKVVSSELYASGKKSMVKLSVVQKAKTPTSQSSPNTKLNIAVAVVAGIVLGIFAALVRDLLARKLQDLMDLQSIDPNGSIAGIIPKDEVLNVTKPVIVTKPDSPIAEEFRRMRTNLSFVTSKDGDKGRLIVITSSMPSEGKTTVSCNLAAALAENGASVLLIDADLRHPSVAKRLGLEGGVGLAHVLSNQASVKDVVQRYWKPNLHIMPAGPRIQNASVLLNSRIMHELVHQAVQQYDYVIIDTTPMSVANDAAVFGQMGNGVVMISARGVTYKSALRGAVNELRDLDVPLLGYVFNLADEKRNRGYGNYYYYGSYYYKGEYGKEDSKKDRKRRRSHRRGK, encoded by the coding sequence ATGACCCTGATGGATCTGATCCGCATCGTCGGCAAGCACATGTTCACAGCGATTCTGGTGTTCGTTCTCGTGGTCGTCGGCGTAACCGCATACACGCTGACCGCGCAGAAGAAATACACGGCAACGGCCCAGCTGTTCGCCAGCTACAACAACACCACCGCCGACGCGCTCGACAGCAGCGTGAGCAGCCAGAGTACAGCCGGCGCCTACATCGCCACCCAGCTCAAGAGCTACCCGGATCTGGTCAAAACCGAGGCCGTGCTCCAACCGGTGATCAACGAACTGAACGACAACTCCATCACCACCGACGATCTTGCCACCATGGTAACCGCCACCAACCCCACCGACACCTACATGCTCAACGTCTCCGTTGAAGCCACCAGCCCGGAACAGTCCGCGCAGCTGGCGAACGAAGTGTCGCAATCCCTTTCCAAAGTGGTCTCCTCCGAGCTGTACGCCTCCGGCAAGAAGTCCATGGTGAAACTGTCCGTGGTACAGAAAGCCAAGACACCCACCTCCCAAAGCTCGCCAAACACCAAGCTCAACATCGCCGTGGCTGTTGTCGCCGGCATCGTACTGGGCATCTTCGCGGCACTTGTACGCGACCTGCTGGCCCGCAAGCTGCAGGACCTCATGGACCTGCAGTCCATCGACCCCAACGGCAGCATCGCCGGCATTATCCCCAAGGACGAAGTGCTTAACGTCACCAAGCCGGTTATCGTCACCAAGCCGGACAGCCCCATCGCCGAGGAATTCCGCCGCATGCGCACCAACCTGTCGTTCGTCACCTCCAAAGACGGCGACAAGGGCCGCCTGATCGTAATCACCTCGTCCATGCCGTCCGAAGGCAAAACCACTGTGTCATGCAATCTTGCGGCCGCGCTCGCGGAGAACGGCGCATCCGTGCTGCTCATCGACGCCGATCTGCGCCACCCGTCCGTGGCCAAGCGTCTTGGTCTCGAAGGTGGTGTTGGTCTTGCTCATGTGCTGAGCAATCAGGCCAGCGTCAAGGACGTGGTGCAGCGTTACTGGAAGCCGAACCTGCATATCATGCCCGCCGGTCCGCGTATTCAGAACGCCTCCGTGCTGCTCAACTCCCGCATCATGCACGAACTAGTGCATCAGGCCGTGCAGCAGTATGACTATGTGATCATCGACACCACGCCCATGTCCGTGGCGAACGATGCCGCCGTATTCGGCCAGATGGGCAACGGCGTGGTCATGATCTCCGCACGTGGAGTGACCTATAAGAGCGCGTTGCGTGGCGCCGTCAACGAACTTCGCGATCTCGACGTGCCGCTGCTCGGCTACGTGTTCAACCTTGCCGACGAGAAGCGCAACCGTGGATACGGCAACTATTACTACTACGGTTCGTACTACTACAAGGGCGAATACGGCAAGGAAGACAGCAAGAAAGACAGGAAGCGCCGCCGTTCGCACAGGCGTGGCAAGTGA
- the glgB gene encoding 1,4-alpha-glucan branching protein GlgB encodes MSTNTTINDDIVAVQVNQGDLDQVSNATFYNPHAILGAHLAEGEQAQYTTVRVLRPFAKTVTIVTQAGEYEARHEFNGVFVAIVPSVVNDDGGYSVPDYRVKVSYEDVPETIQDDPYRYLPTVGEMDMYLFGEGRHERLWDALGAHVREYDDPMGGVDGTPGEKVTGVSFAVWAPNAHAVRVIGSFNGWDGRCHAMRELGSSGVWELFIPGVKAGDVYKYQILNANWEWVDKADPMERSHEIPPATGSVVVDSKHEWHDEEWMERRAATDPHNGPVTIYELNALSWRKDVNNYRELADKLVPYVQKMGFTHVEFMPLAEYPFTGSWGYQVTGYYAIDSRLGGPDDFKYLVEKLHEAGIGVIMDWVPAHFPKDAFALGRFDGTPLYEDPDPTRGEHPDWGTYIFNFGRNEVRNFLVADACFWLNEYHMDGLRVDAVSSMLYLDYSREPGQWHPNIYGGRENLEAIDFLKEANATAYKNNPGIMMIAEESTAYPGITAPTDAGGVGFGLKWNMGWMHDTLQYLHESPINRKWHHDEITFSMVYAYSERYVLPISHDEVVYGKGSLFGKMPGDNWQKYAGVRALFAYQWAHPGKKLTFMGNELAQWGEWDHDNSIDWDCLNWQEHASVQRLVADLNKLYKQTPAIWSQDFTPDGFQWLTSDDADHNTLSFVRIGTKGEECVVVVNFSGEAWSDYQVALPHGGRWTEVLSTDSTVYGGSGISNGTFEADAGEYHSRPASARITVPALAAVFLKPEN; translated from the coding sequence ATGAGCACAAATACGACAATCAATGACGATATCGTTGCCGTCCAGGTCAATCAGGGCGACCTTGATCAGGTAAGCAACGCCACTTTCTATAATCCTCACGCCATTCTCGGCGCACATCTCGCCGAGGGCGAACAGGCTCAATACACCACGGTCCGCGTTTTGCGCCCGTTTGCGAAAACGGTCACCATCGTGACACAGGCCGGCGAATACGAGGCAAGGCACGAATTCAACGGGGTTTTCGTGGCCATTGTCCCCTCCGTTGTCAACGATGACGGCGGATACTCCGTGCCGGACTATCGTGTGAAAGTCTCCTACGAGGATGTTCCCGAAACCATTCAGGACGATCCGTACCGCTACCTGCCGACCGTCGGCGAAATGGACATGTACCTGTTCGGCGAGGGCCGCCACGAACGCCTGTGGGACGCGCTGGGCGCACATGTGCGCGAGTACGACGATCCGATGGGTGGCGTGGACGGCACGCCTGGCGAAAAGGTGACCGGCGTATCCTTCGCCGTATGGGCGCCGAATGCGCATGCCGTGCGCGTGATCGGTTCGTTCAACGGCTGGGACGGCCGCTGCCATGCAATGCGCGAACTCGGGTCCTCCGGCGTATGGGAGCTGTTTATTCCGGGCGTCAAGGCCGGAGACGTGTACAAGTACCAGATTCTGAACGCCAATTGGGAGTGGGTCGACAAAGCCGACCCCATGGAACGCTCCCACGAGATCCCGCCTGCAACCGGTTCGGTCGTGGTCGATTCCAAGCATGAGTGGCATGACGAGGAGTGGATGGAACGCCGTGCGGCCACCGACCCGCACAACGGCCCGGTGACGATCTACGAGCTCAACGCACTGAGCTGGCGCAAGGACGTGAACAACTACCGTGAGCTGGCCGACAAGCTGGTCCCCTACGTGCAGAAGATGGGCTTCACCCACGTGGAGTTCATGCCGCTGGCCGAATACCCATTCACCGGTTCCTGGGGCTATCAGGTCACCGGCTACTATGCAATCGATTCGCGCTTGGGCGGTCCTGACGACTTCAAATACCTGGTCGAGAAACTGCATGAAGCCGGCATCGGCGTCATCATGGACTGGGTGCCCGCGCACTTCCCGAAGGACGCCTTCGCGCTGGGACGTTTCGACGGCACCCCACTGTATGAGGACCCGGATCCCACCCGCGGCGAACACCCGGATTGGGGCACCTACATCTTCAACTTCGGGCGCAACGAAGTGCGCAACTTCCTGGTGGCCGACGCCTGCTTCTGGCTGAACGAATACCATATGGACGGCCTGCGCGTCGACGCCGTGAGCTCCATGCTCTACCTCGACTACAGCCGTGAGCCCGGCCAATGGCACCCGAATATCTACGGCGGGCGCGAGAACCTTGAGGCCATCGACTTCCTCAAGGAGGCCAACGCCACCGCATACAAGAACAATCCAGGCATCATGATGATCGCCGAAGAGTCCACTGCATACCCCGGCATCACCGCTCCGACCGATGCGGGCGGCGTGGGATTCGGCCTCAAATGGAACATGGGCTGGATGCATGACACCCTTCAATATCTGCATGAGTCTCCAATCAACCGTAAATGGCATCATGACGAGATCACCTTCTCGATGGTGTACGCCTATTCCGAGCGCTACGTGCTACCGATCAGCCACGATGAGGTCGTGTACGGCAAGGGCTCGCTGTTCGGCAAAATGCCCGGCGACAACTGGCAGAAATACGCCGGCGTACGCGCCCTGTTCGCCTACCAGTGGGCGCACCCGGGCAAGAAGCTCACCTTCATGGGCAACGAGCTTGCGCAATGGGGCGAATGGGATCATGACAATTCCATCGACTGGGATTGCCTGAACTGGCAGGAGCATGCCAGCGTGCAGCGTCTCGTAGCCGACCTGAACAAGCTGTATAAGCAGACCCCGGCCATCTGGAGCCAGGACTTCACCCCGGACGGCTTCCAGTGGCTCACCAGCGACGACGCCGACCACAACACGCTGAGCTTCGTGCGCATCGGTACCAAGGGCGAGGAATGCGTCGTGGTGGTGAACTTCTCCGGCGAGGCATGGTCCGATTATCAGGTAGCACTCCCCCACGGCGGCCGTTGGACAGAAGTGCTGTCCACGGATTCCACCGTGTACGGTGGTTCCGGCATCTCGAACGGCACCTTCGAAGCGGATGCCGGCGAATACCATTCCCGCCCCGCTTCCGCACGAATCACCGTTCCTGCGCTTGCTGCGGTATTCTTGAAGCCGGAAAACTGA
- a CDS encoding type II toxin-antitoxin system death-on-curing family toxin: MPERYTNEWWHIQVPPLVFPSDDLVEAMAQAIVQVHRRQLKDTGGFTVERADDIGSVSSVVDSTFLPVFGQSPKERFEDLFRQVAHLTFHLAKNHYFADGNKRTAMAISLAILKMERIDLDIDDDPEPERNTLYKLISRLVTEEITEEQFAASLRESGRLVDE; this comes from the coding sequence ATGCCTGAGCGATACACTAACGAGTGGTGGCATATCCAAGTGCCGCCACTCGTCTTTCCATCCGATGACCTCGTTGAGGCAATGGCGCAGGCAATCGTTCAGGTACACAGGAGGCAGCTTAAAGACACCGGCGGCTTCACTGTGGAAAGAGCCGATGACATCGGTTCCGTAAGCAGCGTTGTTGACTCGACCTTTCTGCCGGTATTCGGACAATCGCCGAAAGAACGATTCGAGGATCTGTTCCGACAAGTGGCTCATCTCACCTTTCACCTAGCCAAAAATCATTATTTCGCCGACGGCAACAAGCGCACCGCAATGGCCATATCTTTGGCCATCCTGAAAATGGAAAGAATCGATTTGGATATCGATGATGATCCAGAGCCAGAACGAAATACTCTATATAAACTCATTTCCAGGCTGGTGACGGAAGAAATCACGGAAGAACAATTTGCCGCAAGCCTGAGAGAAAGCGGACGTTTGGTCGATGAATAA
- a CDS encoding response regulator transcription factor: protein MLNSTAQQQAQPRTVLVVEDEPTLATAIAQRITAEGWSARVAGDGASAVQAAAQLRPDLVIMDIMLPVMDGLEATKRIVADRPVPVLILTARDDEADKVIGLGAGADDYMTKPFSMRELIARCKALLRRVDRAKVIAKNAENEKVLDFGSLIIDPAQRTVSLNGKDVHLTPTEFDLLATLARKPKSVLTREKLLEEVWDWVDASGTRTVDSHVKALRHKLGPDMIRTVHGVGYAFEPPSDGE from the coding sequence ATGCTCAACTCAACAGCACAACAGCAGGCTCAGCCTCGCACCGTGCTGGTCGTCGAAGATGAACCGACGCTGGCCACAGCAATCGCTCAGCGCATCACCGCCGAAGGTTGGTCCGCACGCGTTGCCGGAGACGGGGCGAGTGCCGTCCAGGCGGCAGCCCAGCTGAGGCCAGATCTGGTCATCATGGATATCATGCTGCCGGTAATGGACGGTCTTGAGGCCACGAAACGCATCGTGGCCGACCGCCCGGTACCGGTGCTCATCCTCACCGCACGCGACGATGAGGCGGACAAGGTGATCGGCCTGGGCGCCGGTGCCGATGATTACATGACCAAGCCGTTCTCCATGCGCGAACTGATCGCCCGTTGCAAGGCGCTGCTGCGCCGGGTGGACCGGGCAAAGGTCATCGCCAAGAATGCGGAAAACGAGAAGGTTCTCGACTTCGGCTCGCTGATCATCGATCCGGCACAGCGCACCGTCAGCCTTAACGGCAAGGATGTTCACCTGACGCCCACCGAATTCGACCTGCTGGCGACCCTCGCCCGAAAGCCGAAGTCCGTGCTCACCCGTGAGAAGCTCCTCGAAGAGGTGTGGGATTGGGTGGATGCCTCCGGCACCCGTACCGTAGACAGCCATGTCAAGGCGTTGCGACACAAGCTCGGCCCTGACATGATTCGCACGGTGCATGGCGTAGGATATGCCTTTGAGCCGCCATCCGACGGCGAATAA